A stretch of Pogona vitticeps strain Pit_001003342236 chromosome 5, PviZW2.1, whole genome shotgun sequence DNA encodes these proteins:
- the CCDC3 gene encoding coiled-coil domain-containing protein 3 isoform X2, producing MPQNLLPVLLTLLCLRLPLRPARGCQLPSDWRPLSESCRAELAEIIVYAKVLALHQDMYSMYNYLPWQYEATDGGLFYSAEIEMLCDQAWGSMLEVPAGSRLNLTGLGYFSCHSHTVMQDYSYFFFLRMDENYNLLPHGVNFQDAIFPDTQENRRMFSSLFQFSNCTQGQHTIISSSDWEIQEDNRCATELGFYILAMNLAQELEE from the exons ATGCCGCAGAACCTGCTGCCGGTGCTGCTGACCCTGCTGTGCCTCCGGCTGCCGCTCCGTCCGGCCCGGGGCTGCCAGCTGCCCTCGGACTGGAGACCCCTGAGCGAAAGCTGCCGGGCGGAGCTGGCAGAAATCATCGTCTATGCCAAAGTCTTAGCCTTGCACCAGGACATGTACAGCATGTACAACTACCTGCCCTGGCAGTACGAAGCCACCGACGGGGGCCTCTTCTACTCCGCCGAGATCGAGATGCTGTGTGACCAGGCTTGGGGCAGCATGCTGGAGGTGCCCGCGGGCTCCCGGCTCAACTTGACGGGACTGGGGTATTTCTCCTGCCACTCTCACACCGTCATGCAGGATTACTCCTACTTCTTCTTCCTCAG aatggaTGAGAATTATAACCTCCTTCCACATGGAGTGAATTTCCAGGATGCAATATTTCCAGATACCCAGGAAAACAGGCGGATGTTTTCCAGTCTCTTCCAGTTTTCCAACTGCACTCAAGGGCAACATACCATCATCTCCTCCAGTGACTGGGAGATACAAGAGGATAACAGG